In Chryseobacterium gleum, a single genomic region encodes these proteins:
- a CDS encoding ABC transporter substrate-binding protein codes for MKQKILLLFTVFSLIACKRESKISSADWTNISARTQFKEHDGIMELKSGNFTYSFKQNQTPFRKIILLNASMAGYISELGAEDVIIGVSSPEYIYSDKIQNLIREGKIQNVGSEQKYDVEKIISMKPDAIFTNHIASFDNTYELLKNNGIQVIFLDEYMEQKPLEKTAYIKIFGEFLGKEKEAEAKYQEVEKNYNDLKQLASKAKEKPVVLANEMYGDVWYLPGGNTSVAHYISDANANYIMKDNKDEKALTMSFEEVYAKAGNVQYWVNAGSHTSKKEMLGMNPFYGKLDVFNKGKIYTIAGKEKLKANDFFESGVVRADLILKDYIKIFHPEFLPDYQLTYMKELQ; via the coding sequence ATGAAACAGAAAATTTTACTTTTATTTACGGTCTTCTCGCTAATTGCCTGTAAAAGAGAATCAAAAATTTCGTCCGCAGACTGGACAAATATCTCCGCTCGTACCCAGTTTAAGGAGCATGATGGTATCATGGAACTAAAATCGGGTAATTTCACTTACAGTTTTAAGCAAAATCAAACACCTTTCAGGAAAATAATCCTGTTGAATGCAAGTATGGCGGGCTATATTTCGGAGCTTGGGGCAGAAGATGTAATCATAGGTGTTTCCAGCCCGGAGTATATTTATTCAGATAAAATTCAGAATCTGATTAGAGAGGGAAAAATTCAGAATGTAGGAAGTGAACAGAAATATGATGTGGAAAAGATCATCTCTATGAAACCGGATGCTATTTTTACCAATCACATTGCCAGTTTTGACAATACCTATGAACTTTTGAAAAATAACGGTATTCAGGTGATATTTCTGGATGAATACATGGAGCAGAAACCTTTAGAAAAAACAGCCTATATTAAAATTTTCGGAGAATTTTTAGGAAAAGAGAAAGAGGCTGAAGCTAAATATCAGGAAGTAGAGAAAAACTATAACGACCTAAAGCAGCTCGCGTCAAAAGCAAAAGAAAAACCTGTTGTACTTGCCAATGAGATGTATGGAGATGTCTGGTATCTTCCGGGAGGAAATACTTCCGTAGCACATTATATTTCAGATGCCAATGCCAATTATATCATGAAAGATAATAAAGACGAAAAAGCATTAACAATGAGTTTTGAGGAAGTTTATGCAAAAGCGGGAAACGTTCAGTATTGGGTAAATGCAGGAAGCCACACCTCAAAAAAAGAGATGCTGGGTATGAATCCTTTCTATGGGAAACTGGATGTATTCAATAAAGGGAAAATTTATACCATTGCCGGAAAAGAAAAACTGAAGGCAAATGATTTCTTTGAAAGCGGTGTGGTAAGAGCAGATTTGATTCTCAAAGACTATATTAAGATCTTTCATCCTGAATTTTTACCGGATTATCAGCTTACTTATATGAAAGAATTGCAGTAA
- a CDS encoding cupin domain-containing protein, which produces MIQYLIIILLVFSPTVIIQNKVNSNKIKSNKIKTNIPTISDFPTGEENIAFAQYFIGKSYLAPLTSNKDLNVPISNVTFEPGCRNNWHSHTGGQLLIVVGGEGLYQERGKPARRLKSGDIVEIAPNVEHWHGATAESWFSHLATNGNPKTNQNTWLKAVSDEEYAEANKNTFL; this is translated from the coding sequence ATGATACAGTATTTAATCATCATTCTTTTAGTGTTCAGTCCAACTGTAATCATACAAAATAAAGTAAATTCAAACAAAATAAAATCTAACAAAATAAAAACAAATATTCCCACAATAAGTGATTTTCCGACAGGTGAAGAAAATATTGCTTTTGCACAATATTTTATTGGCAAGTCATATCTGGCGCCTCTTACAAGTAATAAAGATTTAAATGTTCCTATTTCCAACGTTACATTTGAACCGGGTTGTCGTAATAATTGGCACAGTCATACTGGAGGACAACTTTTGATTGTTGTTGGCGGTGAAGGCTTATATCAGGAAAGAGGGAAACCTGCGCGTCGTTTAAAATCTGGTGATATTGTAGAAATTGCTCCAAATGTTGAGCATTGGCATGGTGCAACTGCCGAAAGCTGGTTTTCACATTTAGCAACAAATGGTAATCCGAAAACCAATCAAAATACATGGCTGAAAGCTGTTTCAGATGAAGAATACGCTGAAGCCAACAAAAATACTTTTCTATAA
- a CDS encoding DapH/DapD/GlmU-related protein: MSFNKDIFTRLRNGETIMPDDPEIHKLLQASYEVKKKLNLLNTYTEPGEILKILSEIVGEELENVTVFTPIYINYGKHLNIGKNVFINFDCTFLTLGGITIEDDVLIGPKVSLITENHPLTPQHRKGLIGKSIHIKKNAWIGASATILPGVTIGENAVVAAGAVVSKDVPDNVLAGGIPAKIIKTIE; the protein is encoded by the coding sequence ATGAGCTTTAACAAAGATATTTTCACCAGACTTCGGAATGGTGAAACAATAATGCCTGATGATCCTGAAATTCACAAATTGCTGCAAGCTTCCTATGAAGTTAAAAAAAAACTTAATCTATTAAATACTTACACAGAACCGGGTGAGATTTTAAAAATATTAAGTGAGATTGTCGGTGAAGAATTGGAGAATGTGACGGTATTTACCCCTATTTATATCAACTACGGAAAGCATCTCAACATCGGTAAAAATGTATTCATTAACTTTGATTGTACTTTTCTGACTTTGGGCGGAATTACGATTGAAGACGATGTGTTAATCGGCCCGAAAGTTAGTCTGATAACTGAAAATCATCCTTTAACACCTCAACACAGGAAAGGATTGATAGGAAAATCTATTCATATTAAAAAAAATGCGTGGATTGGAGCCAGTGCAACCATTCTTCCTGGAGTGACAATTGGTGAAAATGCTGTGGTTGCAGCTGGAGCTGTAGTTTCCAAAGATGTTCCAGATAATGTTTTGGCGGGAGGGATTCCTGCAAAAATCATAAAAACAATTGAATGA
- a CDS encoding alpha/beta hydrolase: MKIVTAVMALSFVFIGQAFAQNKKSNQRTMNATEQNEHYTFKLSDKVTRKAVTFKNRYGITLSGDLYLPKNTGKEKLAALAISGPFGAVKEQSSGLYANQMAERGFAVIAFDPSYTGESGGEPRDIASPDINTEDFSAAVDFLGLQHNVDRNKIGIIGICGFATFALNATIADKRVKAVATTSAYDISRVSAKGYYDKMTPEERKKAFETMSLQRWVDAENGKPEYPTTHLPEKLNGDEPQFVKDYFDYYKMPRGYHKRSLNSNKGWTKTNSMSFANSVMLSYIKEISPRPMLLIAGENAHSKYMSEDIYKMAAEPKELMIIPNAVHVDLYDKVDVIPFEKLDHFFRTNLK; the protein is encoded by the coding sequence ATGAAGATAGTAACAGCAGTGATGGCTTTGTCCTTTGTTTTCATCGGACAGGCATTTGCGCAGAATAAAAAATCAAATCAAAGAACAATGAATGCAACCGAACAAAACGAACATTATACATTTAAATTAAGCGATAAAGTAACCCGGAAAGCCGTTACCTTCAAAAACCGTTACGGAATAACGCTTTCCGGAGATTTATATCTTCCCAAAAATACTGGGAAAGAAAAATTAGCAGCGTTGGCAATCAGCGGGCCTTTTGGTGCGGTGAAAGAACAATCTTCAGGTTTGTACGCCAACCAAATGGCGGAAAGAGGTTTTGCCGTTATCGCTTTTGACCCTTCTTATACCGGCGAAAGTGGAGGTGAGCCGAGAGATATTGCTTCCCCAGACATCAATACGGAAGATTTCAGTGCAGCAGTTGATTTCTTAGGACTTCAACACAATGTAGACCGAAACAAAATCGGAATCATCGGAATCTGTGGCTTTGCAACTTTTGCGTTGAATGCGACCATTGCTGACAAACGAGTGAAAGCAGTAGCAACAACAAGTGCTTATGATATTTCAAGAGTGAGTGCCAAAGGATATTATGATAAAATGACTCCCGAAGAACGCAAGAAAGCTTTCGAAACAATGAGTCTGCAACGTTGGGTTGATGCTGAAAACGGAAAGCCTGAATATCCGACAACCCATTTACCTGAAAAATTGAACGGTGATGAACCTCAGTTTGTAAAGGATTATTTTGATTATTACAAAATGCCGAGAGGGTATCATAAACGTTCTTTAAACTCCAATAAAGGCTGGACGAAAACCAATTCGATGTCTTTTGCCAACTCGGTGATGTTGAGTTATATCAAAGAAATTTCGCCAAGGCCTATGCTTCTGATTGCCGGAGAAAATGCACATTCCAAATATATGAGTGAAGATATTTACAAAATGGCTGCGGAACCGAAAGAATTGATGATTATTCCGAATGCTGTTCACGTAGATTTATATGACAAAGTGGATGTGATTCCTTTTGAAAAACTGGATCATTTCTTCAGAACGAATTTAAAATAA
- a CDS encoding helix-turn-helix domain-containing protein, translating to MKEKVKRVVSEFNSELKLKGFRAFQIEQDGSETRVYSRKEFYKICLTTGKSKIHYSDKSFEQEGTVLFFGNPHIPYSWETISTTYKGYTILFSEEFFKNSERSESLQHSSFFKIGGTPVLKITEEQRQFLNTIFQKMIAEQESDYVYKDELIRNYISLIIHESLKLEPAEDFEQNKNAASRLSSVFLELLERQFPIETTDQSLQLKSAQDFAKNLNVHVNYLNRAVKEITGKSTTAHITERILTEAKALLQHTDWNISEIAFALGFDYPTYFNNFFKKQTGTNPKAFRLTEV from the coding sequence ATGAAAGAAAAGGTAAAAAGAGTTGTTTCGGAGTTTAATAGTGAATTAAAACTAAAGGGTTTCCGTGCCTTCCAGATTGAGCAGGATGGCAGTGAAACCCGTGTGTACAGCAGAAAAGAATTCTATAAAATCTGCCTTACAACCGGGAAAAGTAAGATTCATTATTCCGATAAAAGTTTCGAGCAGGAAGGAACTGTGCTTTTTTTCGGAAATCCGCATATTCCATATTCCTGGGAAACGATTTCAACGACTTATAAAGGATATACCATTCTTTTTTCCGAGGAATTTTTTAAGAATTCTGAACGCTCTGAAAGTTTACAGCACTCATCTTTCTTTAAAATTGGTGGAACGCCTGTTCTGAAAATTACCGAAGAACAAAGACAATTTCTTAATACTATTTTCCAAAAGATGATTGCAGAACAGGAAAGTGATTATGTTTATAAGGATGAACTGATACGTAACTACATAAGTCTTATCATTCACGAATCTCTCAAGCTGGAACCTGCAGAGGATTTCGAACAGAATAAAAATGCGGCATCAAGACTATCATCCGTTTTTCTGGAACTGTTGGAAAGACAATTTCCCATTGAAACTACAGACCAATCTCTGCAGCTGAAATCAGCTCAGGATTTTGCGAAAAACCTGAATGTTCATGTTAATTATCTCAATCGTGCTGTTAAAGAGATTACAGGAAAATCTACAACGGCTCATATCACAGAACGCATTCTCACAGAAGCAAAAGCATTGCTGCAACACACCGACTGGAATATCTCAGAAATTGCTTTCGCTCTCGGATTCGATTATCCGACGTATTTTAATAATTTCTTTAAAAAACAAACGGGCACCAATCCAAAAGCATTTCGTTTGACAGAAGTTTGA
- a CDS encoding zinc-binding dehydrogenase: MKFLECSIFPVGGNNINNSIEVTKSGGTIISIPTGLNEEITEKAKSKGINSYFILVKSNGEHMKEIASLLENETIKPHISTIFSFDEIKKAHLQLESGRTVGKVVVV; this comes from the coding sequence ATGAAGTTTTTGGAATGCTCAATTTTCCCTGTTGGTGGAAATAATATCAATAATTCTATTGAGGTTACGAAATCAGGTGGAACTATTATAAGTATTCCTACTGGTCTGAATGAAGAGATAACTGAAAAAGCTAAATCAAAAGGTATCAATAGCTATTTTATTTTAGTAAAATCAAACGGTGAACATATGAAGGAGATTGCATCCCTTTTGGAAAATGAAACTATTAAACCACATATCTCTACAATATTTTCTTTTGACGAGATAAAAAAAGCACACCTTCAACTGGAGTCGGGCAGGACGGTTGGTAAAGTAGTTGTGGTTTAA
- a CDS encoding alcohol dehydrogenase catalytic domain-containing protein → MKAIILKSPGDVDQLEYTELPIPETRPDEVLIKVKAISINPVDTKTRKGEGMYGLMKKDHPLILGWDISGIVEKSKSSDFKVGDEVFGMLNFPCWWK, encoded by the coding sequence ATGAAAGCAATCATATTAAAATCTCCCGGAGATGTTGATCAATTGGAATATACAGAGCTTCCGATTCCTGAAACCCGTCCGGATGAAGTTTTGATAAAAGTAAAAGCAATTAGCATTAATCCAGTAGACACAAAAACCAGAAAAGGAGAAGGCATGTATGGTCTGATGAAAAAAGACCATCCACTTATTTTGGGATGGGATATTTCAGGTATTGTGGAAAAAAGTAAAAGTTCAGATTTTAAAGTTGGGGATGAAGTTTTTGGAATGCTCAATTTTCCCTGTTGGTGGAAATAA